Proteins encoded by one window of Colletes latitarsis isolate SP2378_abdomen chromosome 5, iyColLati1, whole genome shotgun sequence:
- the LOC143341726 gene encoding uncharacterized protein LOC143341726: MNTLFIVSCLLLVASTVHADVIDAYLEKTKEQFQNCAKENGFTEQNLRDVFEKDAKAGLEAASCLRECILKSMDMLKDSKLNMEKVNEFLESVHSENPEMLQNSKNAALACTEKVKGMKDECKMAYAFGECFLDKH; this comes from the exons ATGAATACTCTTTTCATTGTTTCGTGCCTTTTGCTCGTTGCT TCGACCGTTCACGCGGACGTTATTGATGCCTATTTGGAGAAGACAAAGGAACAATTTCAAAATTGCGCCAAAGAAAACGGCTTCACTGAAC AAAATCTACGAGATGTGTTCGAGAAGGATGCAAAAGCAGGATTGGAAGCAGCTTCGTGCCTTCGTGAATGCATATTAAAATCAATGGACATG TTGAAGGATTCTAAACTGAATATGGAGAAGGTGAACGAGTTCCTTGAGTCTGTGCATTCCGAAAATCCAGAAATGCTTCAAAACTCAAAAAACGCTGCGTTAGCATGCACTGAGAAAG TTAAAGGCATGAAGGACGAATGTAAAATGGCCTACGCTTTCGGCGAGTGTTTCCTGGACAAGCATTAA
- the LOC143341688 gene encoding uncharacterized protein LOC143341688: MRTIAIFLCCLCFVTYTLVRADDEHPRSTCLAKMGVTRADVPSLLTDDSDEAVRKRGCIEACFMQKIGMMEGNTIIMDKIHAEIDKVLEKSDQTEAIHQSVHQCATDAADADECVVAQKFAKCGLEYLKLRL, encoded by the exons ATGAGAACCATCGCGATCTTCTTGTGCTGTTTGTGCTTCGTGACTTACACG TTAGTTCGTGCAGATGATGAACACCCACGGAGTACGTGTCTTGCGAAAATGGGTGTGACACGCG CCGATGTCCCGAGCTTGTTGACCGACGATTCCGACGAGGCAGTGAGGAAGCGTGGCTGCATCGAAGCTTGTTTCATGCAGAAAATCGGTATG ATGGAAGGTAATACCATAATCATGGATAAAATACACGCTGAGATAGATAAGGTTTTAGAAAAGAGCGACCAAACAGAGGCCATTCATCAAAGCGTACATCAGTGTGCAACCGATG CTGCCGACGCCGACGAGTGCGTAGTAGCCCAAAAGTTTGCCAAATGTGGATTGGAATATTTGAAACTCCGTCTCTAA
- the LOC143341687 gene encoding uncharacterized protein LOC143341687 isoform X1 — protein sequence MKCVLFTIVIVLVCTTVRATNDKPDRMYEGLATIFDIKKNEVIACFDKTGAVENDVWELQMAASLGFDALEDQGTNVKKGVCTIVCCAQKQGTMVGDRLQLPIIRKLINDVDMPIEVKVTLNAIITECAEQVKGITGECDVGLRFLTCMVALSDAFGP from the exons ATGAAGTGTGTATTATTTACTATTGTTATTGTTCTCGTTTGT ACGACCGTTCGTGCAACAAACGACAAACCAGACCGCATGTACGAGGGTTTAGCAACTATTTTCGACATTAAGAAAAATGAAGTAATAGCATGTTTCGACAAAACGGGAGCAGTAGAGA ATGATGTATGGGAATTGCAGATGGCGGCATCCCTCGGATTTGACGCACTAGAGGACCAAGGAACAAATGTAAAAAAAGGAGTCTGCACTATAGTTTGTTGTGCACAGAAACAAGGCACC ATGGTAGGTGATCGATTACAACTGCCGATTATACGTAAACTGATTAACGATGTAGATATGCCGATTGAAGTGAAAGTGACACTTAATGCAATTATCACCGAATGCGCCGAGCAAG tgaaAGGAATCACCGGCGAATGCGACGTTGGCCTGCGATTTCTCACTTGCATGGTCGCATTGAGCGACGCCTTCGGTCCATaa
- the LOC143341687 gene encoding uncharacterized protein LOC143341687 isoform X2, producing the protein MYEGLATIFDIKKNEVIACFDKTGAVENDVWELQMAASLGFDALEDQGTNVKKGVCTIVCCAQKQGTMVGDRLQLPIIRKLINDVDMPIEVKVTLNAIITECAEQVKGITGECDVGLRFLTCMVALSDAFGP; encoded by the exons ATGTACGAGGGTTTAGCAACTATTTTCGACATTAAGAAAAATGAAGTAATAGCATGTTTCGACAAAACGGGAGCAGTAGAGA ATGATGTATGGGAATTGCAGATGGCGGCATCCCTCGGATTTGACGCACTAGAGGACCAAGGAACAAATGTAAAAAAAGGAGTCTGCACTATAGTTTGTTGTGCACAGAAACAAGGCACC ATGGTAGGTGATCGATTACAACTGCCGATTATACGTAAACTGATTAACGATGTAGATATGCCGATTGAAGTGAAAGTGACACTTAATGCAATTATCACCGAATGCGCCGAGCAAG tgaaAGGAATCACCGGCGAATGCGACGTTGGCCTGCGATTTCTCACTTGCATGGTCGCATTGAGCGACGCCTTCGGTCCATaa
- the LOC143341722 gene encoding leucine-rich repeat-containing protein 58 — MENYTSDSSDSDSNAKTLDLSYLMLDTQMLNEHFVSAKCPEHVDTLLLHQNRLNSIPSSIVRFTNLNSLDISNCNLHRLPEFLGDCPLSCLIVKHNNLTNDSLPKSFENLIGLRELNLSGNRLIDFPEQVLELTELKYLYLGGNYITEISKDIWKLQRLHVLSMGGNRLTEVPTTLGQLKSLQALVLCDNMLESLPSTIANLANLKSLLLHKNRLRTLPTEIITLKCLTELSLRDNPLVVRFVSDMTHNPPSLLELAARVIKTIDIRYDEKCIPRNLVEYLNCGHCCVNPKCKGVFFNNRVEHVKFVDFCGKYRLPLLQYLCSRKCIESRDGDEVVSGAMIRKVLLG; from the exons ATGGAGAATTATACGTCGGACTCCAGTGATTCGGACTCCAATGCAAAGACATTGGACTTGTCTTATTTGATGCTCGATACCCAAATGCTGAACGAACATTTTGTCTCTGCAAAATGTCCGGAGCACGTGGACACTTTGTTGCTTCATCAAAATCGTTTAAACAGCATCCCATCGAGCATCGTCAGATTTACCAACTTGAACTCGTTGGACATATCGAACTGTAATTTGCATCGATTGCCAGAATTTCTTGGAGACTGTCCTCTGTCATGTCTGATAGTAAAGCATAACAATTTGACGAACGACTCTCTACCAAAGAGTTTCGAGAACTTGATAGGGCTGCGTGAACTGAATCTCAGCGGGAATAGACTGATTGATTTTCCTGAGCAGGTTCTCGAGCTCACggagctaaaatatttatatttaggaGGAAATTATATTACCGAAATCAGCAAGGATATTTGGAAGCTGCAAAG ACTGCATGTGCTATCGATGGGAGGCAACCGATTAACAGAAGTACCAACGACGTTGGGCCAACTGAAATCATTGCAGGCGTTGGTACTTTGCGATAACATGTTGGAAAGTTTACCTAGCACCATAGCAAATCTAGCCAACTTGAAATCGTTGTTGCTTCACAAGAACAGGCTGAGAACGCTACCAACTGAAATTATCACGTTAAAGTGTTTAACCGAG TTATCGTTAAGGGACAACCCGCTCGTAGTCAGATTCGTATCAGACATGACGCATAATCCTCCGTCGCTCTTAGAGCTCGCTGCCAGAGTAATTAAGACTATTGACATTCGGTACGATGAAAAGTGCATACCGCGAAATCTGGTGGAGTATCTGAACTGTGGACATTGCTGCGTCAATCCAAAGTGTAAAG GTGTATTCTTCAACAACCGAGTGGAGCACGTAAAATTCGTCGATTTCTGTGGTAAATACCGTCTGCCTTTGTTACAGTACCTCTGTAGTAGAAAATGCATAGAATCGCGGGACGGGGACGAAGTAGTTAGCGGTGCAATGATAAGGAAGGTCCTCCTTGGCTGA
- the LOC143341724 gene encoding uncharacterized protein LOC143341724, with translation MKFLLAISCLFVVATMVRSDLKEDKEKYKLIMEEHMEPCAMEHNVLPAEMSNFDVATLEGEDRIKFGCVKACIMKRLGVMDESSFKPENFQEVIEKVFTDADKVTEQLSLANYCAEKVKENPDPCDAAFEFTICTTTGSLEK, from the exons ATGAAGTTTCTTTTGGCGATTAGTTGCTTGTTCGTAGTTGCG ACAATGGTGCGCAGCGATTTAAAAGAGGACAAAGAAAAATATAAGCTAATTATGGAAGAACACATGGAACCGTGTGCCATGGAACATAATGTTTTACCAG CCGAAATGAGTAATTTCGATGTTGCGACTTTGGAAGGAGAAGACAGAATTAAATTCGGATGTGTGAAAGCATGCATCATGAAACGTTTAGGGGTT ATGGATGAGTCCAGCTTTAAACCTGAGAATTTCCAAGAAGTGATTGAAAAAGTGTTTACCGATGCTGATAAAGTAACTGAACAACTGAGCCTTGCAAACTATTGTGCTGAGAAAG TTAAAGAAAATCCAGATCCATGCGATGCTGCGTTCGAATTTACAATATGTACCACGACCGGATCTCTTGAGAAATAA
- the LOC143341725 gene encoding uncharacterized protein LOC143341725 — protein sequence MKAILVVTCLLAAATVVHSLDQDSIIPKYMEYLMPDVKPCADELHITEEQASNVQQARGGMDLRQMGCLKACVMKRMNILTGLDFHVEPIYKMIETVHAGNDEDIKLVKNIASECVGSVKGETDECVIGNKYTDCYIQNLFQ from the exons ATGAAGGCCATCCTCGTTGTTACTTGCCTGCTGGCTGCCGCG ACGGTCGTACACAGTTTAGACCAAGATAGCATCATACCGAAGTACATGGAGTATTTAATGCCGGACGTGAAACCGTGCGCTGACGAATTACATATCACAGAAG AACAAGCTTCGAACGTACAACAGGCCCGCGGTGGAATGGACCTGAGACAAATGGGTTGTCTGAAAGCGTGCGTCATGAAACGAATGAACATC TTGACGGGTCTTGACTTCCACGTGGAGCCGATATACAAAATGATAGAGACAGTGCACGCTGGCAACGACGAGGACATCAAATTAGTAAAGAATATCGCGTCCGAGTGTGTCGGATCGG TGAAAGGTGAGACTGACGAGTGTGTCATCGGCAACAAATACACCGACTGTTATATACAGAATCTTTTCCAATAG